The Aureimonas populi genome includes the window GGCCTCCCGGTCCTGTGGCCGGGTCATGAAGACGGTGGTGCGCACGATATCGGCAAGGCTCATCCCCGCCTCGGCCAGGGCAAGCTCCAGATTGTCGAAGACGGCCGCCGCTTCCTGCGCGAAGTCGGACGGAACGGTCCCGTCCGCGCGCAGGCCGATCTGGCCGGCGAGATAAAGCGTGTGCACGGCGCCCGACACTTCCACCGCATGGTGGTAGGTCAGGGGCGCCGCGCGCCCGCCCGGGTTGTGGAATTGCTTGGGCACGGCTTGCGGTTCTCCTTTCGAGGCGGACGTCAGACCCTGCCGGACCTCGCCTCCCGCAGCACGTAGAGCTGCGAGAGGCAGGCGATGGCGGCCATGAGGAGGGGAAGGGTCCCAAGGGCGGAGGAGGGGCTTGGGAAGAGGGTGACGAGAAGCCCGCCGACGAACCCGCCGCCGAGCTGCGAGAAGCCGAGCAGCGCGGAGGCCGCCCCCGCTTCCTTGCTCGTGTTCCGCAGCGCCTGCACGGTGAAGCCGGGCGTAGCCATGGCGACCGCGAAGGCATAGAGGCCGACCGGCAGGAACACCGCCGCCAGACTGTCGAAGCCGCGCGCCGCGTTCACCGCCAGCAAAAGACCCGCCGCCAGCATGAGAAGGCTCGCCGGCAGCACGAGCGAGGCGGCCGAGCGATGGCGCAGAAGGCGCCGGGCGAGCAGGGCGCCGAGCGTGTAGAAGGCCGATTGCAGCAGCATCGCCGCGCCGAACTGCGCGGGCGAGAGGCCGAGATCGGCGTCGGCCACGAAGGCCAGCACCGTGGACAGCATGTAGATGCAGCCGATCGAGCAGGCGGCGATGGACATGGACGCGACGATCGGCCCGCGCCCCAGGAGCCGGGCATAGGTCCTGGCGACCTGCACGGGCGCCGCCTTGCGCCGGTCGGGCTCCGGGTTGGTCTCCTCGATGCAGAAGGTGCACAGGAGAAGCAGGAAGACGCCGAAGGCGATCATCAGCACGAACAAGCCGGGCCACGGAGCGACGGTGAGGAGCAGCCCGCCCAGCCCCGGCGCGAAGGCCGGGAGGATCGCCAGCATCGTTCCGACCGAGCCGAGGACCTGCCCGGCGCGCTCGTCGTCGAACAGGTCGCGGACGATCGCGCGCGTGACGGTGATGCCCGCCGCCGCGCCGATGCCCTGGATCAGCCGCGCGGCGGAAAGCCCGTCTATCGAGGTGGCGGCAAGGGCGAGAGCGCTGCCCGCGATATAGGTGGCGAGGAAGAGCTGCAGCACGATGCGCCGCCCGAACGCGTCGGCGAGCGGGCCGCAGGCGAGCTGGGCGAAGGAGAAGCCGAAGAAATAGGCGACGAGGGTGAACTGCACGGCGCCCTCGTCCACCGCGAACGCCTCAGCGATCGAGGGCATGGCCGGCGTATAGATCGACATGGACAAGGGGCCGAGCGAGACGAAAGCCGCACCGGCGATGGCGACGAGACGCGCGGACATCATGGTGCGAGGGGCTCCCCTTCGGCCGGCAAGGGCCCTGCCCGGCCGGCGGGGCGGATCAGGATGCGGCGCGCGCCATGACGGGGGCGCGCTCCTCGGCGGGGCCGGCCGGCAGGGCGGCGACGAATTCCCCCATGACGCCCAGGAGCTCGTCGCATTCGATGGCGCCCTGCGGGCCGATCGTGCAGGCGATGTCCTTGTCGAGAACGAAATGGGAGCGGGCCACGTGGCCCGCGCGCATGGACTGGAGCACGGGCCGCAGCCCGTAGTCCAGCGCCAGGACATGGGCAAGGCTGCCCCCCACCGCCAGCGGCAGCACGGTCTTGCGCGCCAGCCCGAACTGGGGAAGGAGATCCAGGAAGA containing:
- a CDS encoding RidA family protein; this encodes MPKQFHNPGGRAAPLTYHHAVEVSGAVHTLYLAGQIGLRADGTVPSDFAQEAAAVFDNLELALAEAGMSLADIVRTTVFMTRPQDREAFSHVRAERMGGHKPASTLVYVAGLARPELRLEIEAIAVAED
- a CDS encoding MFS transporter, whose product is MMSARLVAIAGAAFVSLGPLSMSIYTPAMPSIAEAFAVDEGAVQFTLVAYFFGFSFAQLACGPLADAFGRRIVLQLFLATYIAGSALALAATSIDGLSAARLIQGIGAAAGITVTRAIVRDLFDDERAGQVLGSVGTMLAILPAFAPGLGGLLLTVAPWPGLFVLMIAFGVFLLLLCTFCIEETNPEPDRRKAAPVQVARTYARLLGRGPIVASMSIAACSIGCIYMLSTVLAFVADADLGLSPAQFGAAMLLQSAFYTLGALLARRLLRHRSAASLVLPASLLMLAAGLLLAVNAARGFDSLAAVFLPVGLYAFAVAMATPGFTVQALRNTSKEAGAASALLGFSQLGGGFVGGLLVTLFPSPSSALGTLPLLMAAIACLSQLYVLREARSGRV
- a CDS encoding NAD(P)H-dependent oxidoreductase; translated protein: MRIAILSASPSSGSRSAFVAEAVGGHLTMLGAKTTHLALSRLPVEAMVFRRDGDPAIERALSLVAAADGVVIVTPIYKASFSGLLKIFLDLLPQFGLARKTVLPLAVGGSLAHVLALDYGLRPVLQSMRAGHVARSHFVLDKDIACTIGPQGAIECDELLGVMGEFVAALPAGPAEERAPVMARAAS